The Desulfovibrio sp. UIB00 genome has a window encoding:
- a CDS encoding cation:proton antiporter: MEVPLLYEIVIIFLLSIFVTIVCNKIKLPATVGFLLTGVLCGPSLLGIVKDMQAIDHIAELGVAMLLFTIGMELSGEALNRLKRPVFLGGSLQIGLTVLAVAGIAMLLRDATYQKGLFWGCLVALSSSAIVLRILQERGATNTPTGRLSLAILVFQDIMVAPMLLAVPLLAGTLELSLQGAVFSTLRVVAVLGGVLLFARFGLNRLMEAVVRTRTREILLLSTLGLCLGMAMLTNHLGLSLSLGAFLAGLMLARSEYSMSVISGILPYRDVFMSLFFISVGMMLNLEFFLQHFVAIIVLTALFIVIKSLLTLPSVLVQGYPLRAAIVTSLSLAQVGEFAFVLAASGLAAGLFDMNAYQTFLDVSVLTMMLTPGLMAVAPLLADKVAGKRNERMLAKAEDHEGACAMEDHLIIVGFGISGKHLAHVARESGVCYTILEMNPETVTRYRHKEPISHGDASQPIVLEHLGVTKARVLAIVISDPAAVRSIVIEARRFNPNLHIIARTRFVSEVAPLRALGADEVIAEEFETSIEVFSRVLTRYLVPRQDIDSFAARIRQENYRMIRRMSASVNSLDSMVSRLPEMGVQAMRLAAASPLCGISLAQSQMRRKYGVTVIAILRDGATQASPEPNDQFQADDVVYLFGKTDKLLAIAPLFSGPLRESGKETSPPPKAA; encoded by the coding sequence CCCGTCCCTGCTGGGTATCGTCAAAGACATGCAGGCCATTGACCATATTGCTGAACTCGGCGTTGCCATGCTGCTGTTCACAATAGGCATGGAACTTTCCGGCGAGGCCCTCAATCGGCTGAAACGGCCCGTTTTTCTGGGCGGCAGCCTGCAAATCGGCCTGACGGTTCTTGCTGTGGCAGGTATTGCCATGCTGCTGCGCGATGCCACCTACCAGAAAGGCCTTTTCTGGGGCTGTCTGGTGGCGCTTTCGTCCTCGGCCATCGTGCTGCGCATTTTGCAGGAGCGCGGGGCCACCAACACGCCCACGGGCCGCCTTTCCCTCGCCATCCTTGTTTTTCAGGACATTATGGTAGCGCCCATGCTGCTGGCGGTGCCGCTGCTTGCGGGCACGCTTGAGCTTTCGCTCCAGGGCGCGGTGTTCTCCACCCTGCGTGTGGTGGCGGTGCTGGGCGGCGTGCTGCTGTTTGCCCGCTTTGGCCTCAACAGGCTTATGGAAGCCGTGGTGCGCACCCGCACGAGGGAAATACTGCTGCTCTCCACCCTTGGCCTGTGCCTCGGCATGGCCATGCTGACCAATCATCTGGGCCTTTCGCTCTCGCTCGGAGCTTTTTTGGCCGGTTTGATGCTCGCACGCTCGGAATACAGCATGAGCGTTATTTCGGGTATTTTGCCCTACCGCGACGTTTTCATGAGCCTGTTTTTCATCTCGGTAGGTATGATGCTGAATCTGGAGTTTTTTTTACAGCACTTTGTCGCCATTATTGTTCTGACAGCGCTGTTCATCGTCATAAAATCCCTGCTCACCCTGCCTTCGGTGCTGGTGCAGGGCTATCCCCTGCGCGCTGCCATTGTTACGTCCCTTTCCCTGGCGCAGGTGGGCGAATTTGCCTTTGTTCTGGCGGCATCTGGTCTGGCTGCCGGGCTGTTCGACATGAACGCCTACCAGACATTCCTTGATGTCAGCGTGCTCACCATGATGCTGACCCCCGGCCTTATGGCTGTGGCCCCGCTTCTCGCCGACAAGGTTGCAGGCAAACGCAACGAACGGATGCTCGCCAAAGCCGAAGATCACGAAGGCGCCTGCGCCATGGAAGACCACCTGATCATTGTGGGCTTTGGCATCAGCGGCAAACACCTGGCCCATGTGGCCCGTGAATCCGGCGTATGTTATACCATCCTTGAAATGAACCCCGAAACCGTTACCCGCTACCGGCACAAGGAACCCATTTCGCACGGCGACGCTTCGCAGCCAATCGTTCTGGAGCATCTGGGCGTCACCAAGGCGCGTGTGCTCGCCATCGTCATTTCGGACCCGGCTGCTGTGCGCTCCATTGTTATTGAAGCCCGGCGGTTCAACCCCAACCTCCACATCATTGCGCGCACCCGCTTTGTGAGCGAGGTGGCCCCCCTGCGCGCGCTTGGCGCGGACGAAGTGATCGCGGAAGAATTTGAAACCTCCATTGAGGTTTTCAGCCGCGTGCTGACGCGCTATCTGGTTCCCCGTCAGGACATAGATTCCTTTGCCGCGCGTATCCGGCAGGAGAATTACCGCATGATCCGCCGCATGAGCGCATCGGTAAACTCGCTTGATTCCATGGTCAGCCGCCTGCCGGAAATGGGCGTTCAGGCCATGCGCCTTGCCGCCGCCTCGCCCCTTTGCGGCATCAGCCTTGCCCAAAGCCAGATGCGCCGCAAATATGGCGTAACGGTTATTGCCATTCTGCGTGACGGCGCAACCCAGGCATCGCCGGAACCCAACGACCAGTTCCAGGCCGATGACGTGGTGTACCTGTTTGGCAAAACAGATAAACTTCTGGCAATAGCCCCGCTCTTTTCCGGCCCATTGCGCGAATCCGGCAAGGAAACCAGCCCTCCGCCCAAGGCTGCCTAG
- a CDS encoding CoA-binding protein: protein MLDDRLMRAMFGESRSIAIIGAKDKAGQAVDRVGRYLLEQGYTIFPVHPVRKTVWGLPAATCLAELPGPMDIVNLFRAPEYCPAHAQEVLDLPWKPKVFWMQLGIRSIEARQLLARTGMTVVEDSCIMVEHERLMRPSLTF, encoded by the coding sequence ATGCTTGACGACAGACTGATGCGCGCCATGTTTGGCGAATCACGCAGCATCGCCATTATCGGCGCCAAGGACAAAGCCGGACAGGCCGTGGACAGGGTCGGGCGCTATCTGCTGGAGCAGGGATACACGATTTTTCCTGTCCATCCCGTGCGCAAAACCGTTTGGGGGCTGCCTGCGGCAACCTGTCTTGCGGAACTGCCCGGGCCGATGGATATCGTCAATCTGTTTCGCGCGCCGGAATACTGCCCCGCCCACGCGCAGGAAGTACTGGATCTGCCCTGGAAACCAAAAGTTTTCTGGATGCAGCTTGGCATACGCTCGATCGAGGCACGTCAACTGTTAGCCCGTACAGGCATGACAGTGGTTGAAGATTCCTGCATCATGGTGGAACACGAGCGCCTCATGCGCCCCTCGCTCACTTTTTAA
- a CDS encoding YkgJ family cysteine cluster protein, with protein sequence MSAAHGESVFNCRMCGHCCEGRGGIVVSPTDLIRLAAHMQQAPEAVAENYCERIGGKLKIRCGEDGYCVFFRQGSGCGVHEGKPSICRAWPFFRGNIEDPASLAMAKEFCPGIETGALHADFAREGRDYLRENGLLASDATCEANALILK encoded by the coding sequence ATGTCTGCCGCTCACGGAGAATCTGTTTTCAACTGCCGCATGTGCGGCCACTGCTGCGAAGGAAGAGGCGGCATTGTCGTTAGCCCCACAGACCTGATCCGGCTGGCAGCGCACATGCAGCAAGCGCCGGAAGCAGTGGCGGAGAACTATTGCGAGCGCATTGGCGGCAAGCTCAAAATTCGCTGCGGCGAAGACGGCTACTGCGTATTTTTTCGCCAGGGCAGCGGCTGCGGCGTGCATGAGGGCAAGCCTTCAATCTGCCGCGCATGGCCCTTTTTTCGCGGCAATATCGAAGACCCGGCCAGCCTTGCCATGGCCAAGGAATTCTGCCCCGGCATCGAAACTGGCGCGCTGCATGCGGATTTTGCGCGCGAAGGCCGCGACTATCTGCGCGAAAACGGTCTGCTTGCTTCCGATGCCACCTGTGAAGCCAATGCGCTTATCCTGAAGTAA
- a CDS encoding J domain-containing protein, whose amino-acid sequence MRRRPRQISLKECYDILKLKKDADTADLKRAYRRRAFELHPDLNPGNPDASREFQLLNEAYVALSAILKHEDGVRASTEASRAAQAESKARAAKEEPTDDRAEQKTQAENASQGSTGQQAGSDAQEASSGAADAAAGAQASAEAGKAQKDQEQERQESKTAGPKNAQNGYSEHDVLRDLLTDPFARRVFEDIYSELNRQHQEEAPPQQEAPYQKEAPSFGQPKEKPAAEKRNVKLHKSNLAWGTPKWNKDHSKGVTGMVKGWLRRQIDEEQTLALPSANLAPGKRIRLQIRQALSGELKTVEVTLPPDFAVGKPIRLRGLGKRVGPWQGDLYLIITNE is encoded by the coding sequence ATGCGACGCCGCCCCCGCCAGATATCGTTGAAAGAATGCTACGACATTCTCAAGCTTAAAAAGGACGCCGATACGGCTGACCTCAAGCGGGCCTACCGGCGTCGCGCTTTTGAGCTGCACCCCGATCTCAACCCCGGCAACCCCGATGCCAGCCGGGAATTTCAGCTGCTGAACGAGGCCTATGTGGCCCTTTCCGCCATACTCAAACATGAGGACGGCGTACGGGCTTCAACCGAGGCCAGCAGGGCTGCGCAGGCAGAGAGCAAGGCGCGGGCCGCAAAGGAAGAACCCACTGACGACAGGGCTGAGCAGAAGACCCAGGCTGAAAATGCCTCTCAGGGTAGTACCGGGCAGCAGGCGGGCTCTGACGCACAAGAAGCCAGCTCTGGCGCGGCTGACGCTGCTGCCGGGGCGCAGGCCTCAGCCGAGGCCGGGAAGGCTCAAAAAGATCAGGAGCAAGAGCGGCAAGAAAGCAAAACCGCAGGCCCAAAAAACGCGCAGAACGGCTATTCAGAACATGACGTGCTGCGCGACCTGCTCACAGATCCCTTTGCCCGCCGCGTTTTTGAAGATATTTACAGCGAACTGAACCGTCAGCATCAGGAAGAAGCGCCCCCCCAGCAGGAAGCGCCTTACCAAAAAGAGGCGCCCTCTTTTGGCCAACCCAAGGAAAAACCGGCGGCGGAAAAGCGCAATGTAAAACTGCACAAGAGCAATCTGGCCTGGGGTACGCCCAAGTGGAACAAAGACCACAGCAAGGGCGTTACCGGCATGGTCAAGGGCTGGCTGCGCCGTCAGATTGATGAAGAACAAACCCTTGCACTGCCCTCGGCCAACCTTGCGCCCGGCAAACGCATTCGCCTGCAAATACGTCAGGCCCTTTCAGGCGAGCTGAAAACGGTCGAAGTCACCCTGCCGCCGGATTTTGCCGTGGGCAAACCCATTCGGTTGCGCGGGCTGGGCAAACGCGTGGGGCCGTGGCAAGGCGACTTGTACCTGATTATCACCAACGAATGA
- the panD gene encoding aspartate 1-decarboxylase: MRLPLPDGARGCPVLAIPAGRATAGFGIIHGRLCDLFLGASNRAREFVMLQILRAKLHCIRVTGCELNYHGSVTLDPEQCREAGIYPLEFVYIWNKSNGQRISTYVIYGEPGSRCCILNGAAARACQRGDEVIISAYEYVNGPQDLYSRKPVVLTFNEDNSIHERLRYVVDGEEDGDFGFHVEKE; encoded by the coding sequence ATGCGTTTGCCGCTACCGGACGGCGCGAGGGGTTGCCCTGTGTTGGCAATCCCTGCGGGGCGGGCAACTGCCGGATTCGGCATCATTCATGGTCGCTTGTGCGACCTTTTTTTAGGCGCGTCCAACCGCGCAAGAGAGTTTGTCATGCTGCAAATACTGCGGGCAAAACTGCATTGCATTCGTGTTACCGGGTGCGAACTGAACTACCACGGTTCGGTGACGCTTGACCCGGAGCAGTGCCGCGAGGCGGGCATCTACCCGCTGGAATTTGTGTATATCTGGAACAAGAGCAACGGACAGCGCATTTCCACCTACGTTATCTACGGCGAGCCAGGGTCGCGCTGCTGCATACTCAATGGTGCGGCGGCCCGTGCCTGCCAGCGTGGGGATGAAGTCATCATCAGTGCTTACGAATATGTGAACGGCCCGCAGGATCTGTACAGCCGCAAACCCGTTGTGCTGACCTTTAACGAGGACAACAGCATTCATGAGCGCCTGCGCTACGTGGTTGACGGCGAGGAAGATGGCGACTTTGGCTTTCATGTGGAAAAGGAATAG
- a CDS encoding DMT family transporter → MQDARQAAPSQLQSTTAPKKDAMQQSAVRAALIRMHAATVLFGISGIFGKLCQCSAIDLVWGRAVVAVAALGCICLIRRDPPWHGITARDLTGLAVSGILLTLHFVTFFMGIKLGGIAVGTLGFACFPAFTALFEAIAYRERPSSRELQCIGMVSIGLVCLTPSFSLADTATHGLLWGIVSAAVYGLVAIANRHFAGGMSGMQTCWWQNTVIIICLLPFAAADVPHIAALDWLWIICLGLLCTALAYSLYVSSLTALKARQAAVIITLEPVYAIIAAWLLFNDAPGLGIFAGGALILGAVFRLSRR, encoded by the coding sequence ATGCAGGATGCCAGACAGGCTGCGCCTTCACAATTACAATCTACCACAGCACCCAAGAAGGACGCAATGCAGCAAAGCGCCGTGCGCGCAGCCCTGATCCGCATGCACGCAGCCACTGTTCTGTTTGGTATTTCTGGCATTTTTGGCAAATTGTGCCAGTGTTCCGCCATTGATCTTGTCTGGGGCAGGGCCGTGGTAGCAGTGGCCGCTCTTGGCTGCATCTGCCTTATCCGGCGTGATCCGCCATGGCATGGAATTACGGCACGCGACCTGACAGGCCTTGCCGTAAGCGGCATTCTGCTGACCCTCCATTTTGTTACATTTTTTATGGGCATAAAACTGGGCGGCATTGCGGTGGGCACGCTCGGTTTTGCGTGCTTTCCCGCTTTTACAGCCCTGTTTGAAGCCATAGCCTACCGCGAACGCCCAAGCTCCAGGGAATTGCAGTGCATTGGCATGGTGAGCATTGGGCTTGTGTGCCTGACGCCCTCGTTTTCGCTGGCTGATACTGCAACACACGGCCTGCTGTGGGGCATTGTTTCCGCTGCGGTTTACGGCCTGGTGGCCATAGCAAACAGGCACTTTGCCGGGGGAATGTCTGGCATGCAGACCTGCTGGTGGCAAAATACGGTAATAATCATCTGCCTTCTGCCCTTTGCAGCAGCGGATGTGCCGCACATCGCCGCGCTGGACTGGCTGTGGATAATCTGCCTGGGCCTGTTGTGCACCGCCCTCGCCTACAGCCTTTACGTAAGCAGCCTCACAGCCCTCAAGGCCCGGCAGGCAGCGGTTATTATCACGCTTGAGCCAGTCTACGCCATAATCGCAGCGTGGCTGCTCTTTAACGATGCTCCCGGTCTGGGCATTTTTGCAGGCGGCGCACTCATACTTGGCGCTGTGTTCAGACTCAGCAGACGATGA